One Campylobacter concisus DNA segment encodes these proteins:
- a CDS encoding helix-turn-helix domain-containing protein, whose protein sequence is WKTIFELGNNGKYDDEAYAEILATVLNLRVEKGLTQSDVARISGVSTSMISKIESQYTVPSVKNFLRYIFALDLVWELVHKR, encoded by the coding sequence GTTGGAAAACGATTTTTGAATTGGGTAATAACGGTAAATACGATGATGAAGCGTATGCTGAGATTCTTGCTACAGTATTGAATTTGCGTGTTGAAAAAGGTTTAACTCAAAGTGACGTTGCGAGAATATCTGGTGTATCTACGAGTATGATCTCTAAAATTGAAAGTCAATATACAGTACCGAGTGTAAAAAATTTCTTACGATATATTTTCGCCTTAGATTTGGTTTGGGAACTCGTTCATAAACGTTAG